DNA sequence from the Butyricimonas faecalis genome:
TATTTTTTACCAGCACTTATTGTAGACTCATCTATTAAAATAGAAGGTCGGTGTATCTGGGTTTATAGTAATCATTATTCTTTGTCTGCAAATTTCTTGCGGTCTGCAAGTTTGGTTACTGTTTTGGCAATCCTGTCAACTTTGGTCTGCTCCCCCTTTGCCGAATATATCCACCTGATGTATTTATATTGTTCGCTTTCAATGAGCGAATTAAAAAACTGCAAAGCTACGATGTCATCTTGTAAGCACAACAAAAATTCTTTCGGGATTTCTATTGGTTCATTGTCTGGATATAAAACAATGTGGACATAATCGCCTGCCTGTTTCTGTATCTTTTTGCGGATTTCAGCATTGACAGCCAGAAACAGAACTCCCTTTCCAGATGGCATTACATCCCCAGATGGCATTAAACGGTAATCTTTGATTTGATAACGATCAATTGTTCCTCGTACTTTCACCCAATTGAACGGGGCATTGGGGGCTGGCCTAATTTCAGGAATAATCGTATATGTCCAACCGTACTTGCCAGGCAATTTCTCAAGCAAATATTCTTTATCGACTAATTTTTCATCCATGTTTTTAAAAATATGGATAATAAGCAAAGGTACAAAAAGCTGAGGTAAATTACTCACTTACCTCAACCTTTTGTTTAATAGACAATGAAATAGAATTATAATTTTATCCCTCGCCTCTCCTGTCGTTCCTGTAGCTTAATCCCAGTGAAGAGTAGAAACTCTTGTTGCTTTTGTCGAAACCACTGGTGTATATCTGTTCCATTAATGGTAAAGCGGATATTTGACGTTTTATCTTTGTCCTGTTCTAATTTCAGAGAGGCGTTTTCGGCTTGAATAATTTGCTGTTTCCGGCTGAGTACAGACTTACTTATGGGCCTTACCATGTACAGAATGTCGGTTTTTCAGTACCCGAAATGATGTTGATTGCTGCTGAGTGTGAAGCGAGGATCGGTTCTGTGGAAAATGCTGTGGATTATATCAATCGGCTGAGGGATTTTCGTATTATGAATAATCGGCAACTTTCAGTTGAAAATAAGGCTTTAATGATAGTCTTGGATGAGCGTCGTCGAGAGATGCCATTTACTGGAATGACTCGTTACATTGATCTGAAACGTTTGAATTTGGAAAAACGTTTTCAGAAGACGATTACGCGTAAAGCGGATGGTCA
Encoded proteins:
- a CDS encoding YdeI/OmpD-associated family protein, with protein sequence MDEKLVDKEYLLEKLPGKYGWTYTIIPEIRPAPNAPFNWVKVRGTIDRYQIKDYRLMPSGDVMPSGKGVLFLAVNAEIRKKIQKQAGDYVHIVLYPDNEPIEIPKEFLLCLQDDIVALQFFNSLIESEQYKYIRWIYSAKGEQTKVDRIAKTVTKLADRKKFADKE
- a CDS encoding RagB/SusD family nutrient uptake outer membrane protein translates to MLIAAECEARIGSVENAVDYINRLRDFRIMNNRQLSVENKALMIVLDERRREMPFTGMTRYIDLKRLNLEKRFQKTITRKADGQTWILPPNDNRYILPIPPRVLEYNPEIPQYER